CATCAACGCCGCGAAGCACTGAGGAGGGGAAGTCATGTATTCGGTCAACTATCATCGGGCCTCCTCGGTTTCGGGGGCGGCCAAGCTCGCCAAGGGCGGAGACGCCAAGTTCCTGGCGGGCGGCATGACGCTCATCCCGGCCATGAAGACGCGGCTCGCCGCGCCTTCGGACGTCATCGACCTGACCCACATCGACGCGCTCAAGGGCATCAGCGTGTCGGGCAAGTCGGTGACGATCGGCGCGGCGACGACCCATGCCGAGGTGGCAAGCGACGCCAAGCTCAGGAAGGCGATTCCCGCGCTGGCAAGTCTCGCATCCCTCATTGGCGACCCGCATGTGCGCCACCGAGGGACGATCGGCGGCTCGATCGCCAACAACGATCCGGCGGCCGACTATCCGGCGGCGATGCTGGCGCTCGCCGCCACCATCGTCACCAACAAGCGCGAGATCCCTGCCGACAAGTTCTTCAAGGGCCTGTTCGAGACGGCGCTGAAGGACGATGAGATCGTGACTGCCGTCACGTTCACCGTTCCTGCCAAGTCGGGCTACTCGAAATTCCCGAATCCTGCCTCTCGTTACGCCATGACCGGCGTCTTCGTGACCAAGGACAAAGCGGGCGTGCGGGCCGCGGTGACGGGCGCCGGCGACAACGGCGTCTTCCGCTCGAAGGAGATCGAGGCCGCCCTGGCGAAGAAGTTCGACGCGGCTGCGCTCGACGGGGTCAAGGTGCCGTCGAAGAACCTCATGGGCGACATCCACGCCTCGCCGGAGTACCGCGCCAATCTCGTCGCGGTCATGGCGAAGCGGGCGGTCGCAGCCGCCAACGCCTGACATCAGGGCATTGACGAGGCGGCCGGCACGCACCGGCCGCTTCGTTTGTTCCCATTCCGGAGGGGCAGCATTTGCGGGCCGGATAGCGCCTGCCAACACGGCCTATCCGGCCGATCCGGATTCGCGCCGCTTCGCAAGGTAGCGTCGCAGACCAGCTTCGCCGCGCGGCGTCGTCCAGCGATGGTTCCAGGCAAAGGCCGGTCGCAACAGGGGCGAGAAGAATTTCAGGATCGGGCGCTCTACGATGACCTGCCAGGTCAGCTCGACGCGCGTGCCACCGTTCTCGGGGAAGAGATTTGCGGTCCACAGGCCGTCGAAGTCGCCATAGGTCTTCACGACGACCTTGCGGCCCGGCTCGAGTTCGGCGGCTTCGATGATGAAATTCAGCTCGTAGGGCAGGGCGCCGCGCGCCCGCGCCTTCGACCGTGCCCCAACCTGCCCCTTGCCGAGGTCGTTGAGCGGGGTGACTTCCCTGTAGACGTCGCCCCACCATTCGGGCAGCAGTGCCGCGTCCGAGAGCACGTCCCAGACCTCACCGGGCGCCGCTTCGGGGATGCGCCAGACCTCGTCGAAACGGAACACGTTGCTCGGCATGAAACCTCACACGAG
This portion of the Mesorhizobium shangrilense genome encodes:
- a CDS encoding SRPBCC family protein gives rise to the protein MPSNVFRFDEVWRIPEAAPGEVWDVLSDAALLPEWWGDVYREVTPLNDLGKGQVGARSKARARGALPYELNFIIEAAELEPGRKVVVKTYGDFDGLWTANLFPENGGTRVELTWQVIVERPILKFFSPLLRPAFAWNHRWTTPRGEAGLRRYLAKRRESGSAG
- a CDS encoding FAD binding domain-containing protein; the protein is MYSVNYHRASSVSGAAKLAKGGDAKFLAGGMTLIPAMKTRLAAPSDVIDLTHIDALKGISVSGKSVTIGAATTHAEVASDAKLRKAIPALASLASLIGDPHVRHRGTIGGSIANNDPAADYPAAMLALAATIVTNKREIPADKFFKGLFETALKDDEIVTAVTFTVPAKSGYSKFPNPASRYAMTGVFVTKDKAGVRAAVTGAGDNGVFRSKEIEAALAKKFDAAALDGVKVPSKNLMGDIHASPEYRANLVAVMAKRAVAAANA